The Vibrio gallaecicus genome contains a region encoding:
- a CDS encoding DUF1481 domain-containing protein, with amino-acid sequence MNKAFLLASLLSTFLLGCSSSNPRQNLEQFETFTGGQVMGDATSFYWITNKLTSPHTASDYVVVGDYGWYKSDYSWKEGELRELVREGKQRDTSNTLVPYRVHIRFNKTGEAVYQQYRIDGRVLPIQPVQLQRYQKEAQSVIDNATKQNGDGLELMQGYWDGKTFETCSGSEFENLEFNQTLPSFVIERLASVDSYAAFLGRKYLNKVSVEELLMLSEDSQDCITRPELLPQ; translated from the coding sequence ATGAATAAAGCATTTCTCTTAGCTTCACTATTATCGACATTTCTTCTTGGGTGCTCTTCATCCAATCCACGTCAAAACCTAGAACAATTTGAAACCTTTACAGGTGGACAAGTTATGGGTGATGCAACCAGCTTCTACTGGATCACTAATAAATTAACTAGCCCTCATACTGCTTCTGATTATGTTGTTGTAGGTGATTACGGTTGGTACAAAAGTGATTACAGTTGGAAAGAAGGTGAGCTCAGGGAACTCGTACGCGAAGGCAAGCAACGAGATACTTCAAACACTTTAGTACCTTATCGAGTCCATATCCGTTTCAATAAAACGGGTGAGGCGGTTTACCAGCAGTATCGTATTGATGGTCGAGTTCTGCCAATCCAACCTGTCCAATTACAGCGTTATCAAAAAGAAGCGCAATCTGTCATTGATAACGCCACGAAGCAAAACGGCGATGGTTTAGAGCTGATGCAAGGTTACTGGGATGGTAAAACATTCGAGACATGTTCAGGTTCTGAATTTGAGAATCTAGAATTTAACCAAACTTTACCGAGTTTTGTGATTGAGCGTTTAGCAAGTGTGGATAGCTATGCTGCTTTTCTGGGACGTAAATATTTAAACAAAGTGTCAGTTGAAGAGTTGCTTATGTTATCGGAAGACAGCCAAGATTGTATTACCCGACCAGAACTGTTGCCGCAGTAG